The Kordia sp. SMS9 DNA window ACATTTTCGCCGTCTTTGGAGATCGCTTTTCGGTATTCGGCTTCTGCATCTATATAACTGCTGTCTTTGACTGCATTGTTTGCTTTGTACGTATAGTTTTTCGATTCATTTTTGAAGGCATCTACCTTTTCATTTTGTGCATACGATATGGAAATCGTCAACAATGCAAGCAATATGTTTTGTACATTTTTCATGATTCTTTTTCATTAAATAGGTTTAACTTTTGCAACCATGCTGTTTTTCGTTCTAATAGAAAAACATCGAACAGTAATAAGAAGATTCCCAAACCGAGAAACCATTGAAATTGGTCTTGGAATTCAGAGAATTTTTTCGCTTCAAATTCTGTTTTATTCATTGTAGACAGTCGATCCGTAATGAAGCTTACTGCATCTTCGGTGATCTTTCCATCTATATATTCGCCATCGCCTTCGGAGGCAATTTCTTTGAGTGTCTGTTCATTGAGTCGTGTAATGACGACTTCACCTTGCAAATCGCGTTTGAAGGATTCTACGATTCCGCGTCGTTTCAACGGAATGCGTCCGCCTTTTGTCGTTCCCACTCCGATGGTGTAGGTTTTGATGCCTTCTTTTGTTGCTTCGTCTGCCAATTTTCCTGCACCTCCTGTATGATCTTCTCCATCGGAAATGATGACCAATACACGATTGGTTTGTTCTACATCGTCATAATAGGTTTTTGCCAAACGAATGGCGTCATTGATGGCAGTTCCCTGCGATGATAACATGTCCGTGTTCAGATTTCCTAAGAACATTTTTGCGGCTGAAAAATCAGTGGTAATTGGTAATTGCGGAATGGCTCTTCCCGCGTAAGCGATAATACCTATACGATCGCTTCCCAAGTTATTGATGATTTCAGAGACAATTCGCTTTGCTTTGTCCAATCGGCTTGGAGAAATATCTTCTGCCAACATGCTTTTAGACACATCTACCGCGAATACAATATCGACACCTTCTCGTTTTACTGTTTCCAGTTTCGTGCCAATTTTTGGATTGACCAATGCTACAACTAAAGATCCGATTGCCAAACACCAAATCACTAATTTTAGAATAGGCTTAAAAGTAGATTTTTCTGGACTTAAACGTTCTAAGAGTTGTTTGTTGGCAAATTTACGTTGCGCGTTGCGTTTCCATAACTGCATGAGTATGAAAATCAACACCACAATTGGGATGATGATTAGTAAGTAAAAATATTTTTTTTCTTCTAACATAATTCGCTTTAGATAAAACTTCTAAATAAGGTTTTGCGCAATAAGATTTCTAACAGTAATAATATGCCTGCAAAAAAGACAAAGATCCTGAATTTTTCTTCATAATTGGTATAGCGAAATTCTTCAATTTCTGTCTTTTCCAACTTGTTGATTTCTTCATAGATTCCTGCTAATTTTTTACTATTCGTAGCTCTAAAATATTTTCCTCCAGTGGTTTTGGCAATTTGCTTTAATAGCTTTTCGTCAATTTTCACTTGCATGTTTCTGTATTGAAAAGAGCCATCTGGATTAATTGCAAATGGTGTGGATGCCATTCCGTTGGTTCCAATTCCGATGGTGTAGGTTTTGATACCATATTCTACTGCCAACTCGGAAGCAATTTGTGGTTCAATAAATCCTGCATTGTTTTCTCCGTCAGTTAATAGAATGATGACTTTACTTTTGGCTTTGCTATCTTTTAAACGATTGACAGCCGTTGCCAATCCCATTCCAATCGCTGTTCCACCTGTGAGTTCGCCATACTTAAATTTTATTTCTTTTAACGCATTTTGAATGATGTTTTTATCAGTGGTAATCG harbors:
- a CDS encoding VWA domain-containing protein, coding for MLEEKKYFYLLIIIPIVVLIFILMQLWKRNAQRKFANKQLLERLSPEKSTFKPILKLVIWCLAIGSLVVALVNPKIGTKLETVKREGVDIVFAVDVSKSMLAEDISPSRLDKAKRIVSEIINNLGSDRIGIIAYAGRAIPQLPITTDFSAAKMFLGNLNTDMLSSQGTAINDAIRLAKTYYDDVEQTNRVLVIISDGEDHTGGAGKLADEATKEGIKTYTIGVGTTKGGRIPLKRRGIVESFKRDLQGEVVITRLNEQTLKEIASEGDGEYIDGKITEDAVSFITDRLSTMNKTEFEAKKFSEFQDQFQWFLGLGIFLLLFDVFLLERKTAWLQKLNLFNEKES
- a CDS encoding VWA domain-containing protein, with amino-acid sequence MIDNYTFAHPQFFWLLLFIPVAIAWYVWKKPKQLADVKMSSLQGFKATQSMLPKLKPILFALRMLAVAALIVALARPQTKEVSTRVKTNKGIDIVMAIDVSASMLSRDLKPNRLAALKRVAAEFIEGRPSDRIGLVVYAGESFTKTPITTDKNIIQNALKEIKFKYGELTGGTAIGMGLATAVNRLKDSKAKSKVIILLTDGENNAGFIEPQIASELAVEYGIKTYTIGIGTNGMASTPFAINPDGSFQYRNMQVKIDEKLLKQIAKTTGGKYFRATNSKKLAGIYEEINKLEKTEIEEFRYTNYEEKFRIFVFFAGILLLLEILLRKTLFRSFI